The sequence GCTTGCTACGTATCACTTCAACAACGTCTTTGTTGTATTCATCATCCCAAGTACACCAGTCTTTTAGCATCGCTTGGCGAACAGTTTCAGAAGTAGATAGAGGACCTGGTGTCAGTAGTAAGTATTCGTTTCTCATGTTCAATTCTCGTGATTTCTATTTTGGACTATACCAGTATTTGGGGTTACTTTAACAACCAATTTAAACGGTCGTAAATAGCCCAAACATCATTTTCATAAAAGCTTCATATTCAAATGCGTCGCTTGTCTTGAGAAAGTTTTCGATCTTGAAACTGCCATTTTTTGTTCATTTAACCGTCACAAAAGTCGATTAGGTTAGTACTCGTTATCTGGTACATACCAAGTTGAAGTTATGTGCTAACAACCGAAATGAATTTATGGATATAGGTGCCTCTGATGAGGCTTCTAATTTAAGAAACGTTAAACCTCGGCAGCTTTAATCCTCGGTAACTTTTAATTTTGGCAACTTCTCACTTTAGAGTTGAGCCTGACTGGAGAAAATGATGAAAAACCGTTTTATGAAAGGATCACTTGCAGCATTAGTTACTCTATTAGCTGGTAATGCTTATGCAGCACAGGAAGTGACGGTTTACACCGCTTTTGAAACTGACATTTTAGCGAAGTACAAAAATGCTTTTGAAAGTGAAAACCCGGACATCAACATCAAATGGGTGCGTGATTCTACCGGGATCATGACGGCAAAATTATTGGCTGAGAAAAACAACCCTCGTGCAGAAGTAGTATGGGGTCTTGCGGGCTCTTCTATGGCTTTGCTTAAAGAAGAGGGCATTCTTAAGCCTTACACACCTCAAGGTGTAGAGGCGTTGCGTGCAAACCTTAACGACCCGCAATCTACTCAAGCTTGGTATGGAAATGATGCGTTCTTTAATGCAGTTTGTTTCAACGAAGTGGTTGCTAAGCAACTTAACTTACCTGCACCTAAATCTTGGGATGACCTAACGAAGCCTATCTACAAAGGTCACATTGCGATGCCAAATCCAGCGTCTTCTGGTACGGGCTACATGCAGGTTTCGGCTTGGTTACAAAACATGGGTGAAGACCAAGGTTGGAACTACATGCAGAAGCTAGATCAAAACATTGCTCACTACACGCACTCAGGTTCGAAGCCATGTGTTCAAGCAGGTATGGGTGAAGTGGCTATCGGTATTTCTATGGC comes from Vibrio bathopelagicus and encodes:
- a CDS encoding putative 2-aminoethylphosphonate ABC transporter substrate-binding protein translates to MMKNRFMKGSLAALVTLLAGNAYAAQEVTVYTAFETDILAKYKNAFESENPDINIKWVRDSTGIMTAKLLAEKNNPRAEVVWGLAGSSMALLKEEGILKPYTPQGVEALRANLNDPQSTQAWYGNDAFFNAVCFNEVVAKQLNLPAPKSWDDLTKPIYKGHIAMPNPASSGTGYMQVSAWLQNMGEDQGWNYMQKLDQNIAHYTHSGSKPCVQAGMGEVAIGISMASRGAKLKTQGAPLSVITPEGIGWESEAVGLVKPSDAAQRVIDWSISKAANELYIEMYPVVGHQDVTGKAENFPNVEKNMAKMDFARMGSERADVLKTWSEKFDAKSEPKS